The following proteins are co-located in the Manihot esculenta cultivar AM560-2 chromosome 7, M.esculenta_v8, whole genome shotgun sequence genome:
- the LOC122724073 gene encoding cyclase-like protein 2, with translation MAGNRRDVLQLMLLLQIWAAVLTLAKAVRSLDEEVLTLTTPASSRDYPNPPARRDVYSHGKIHDITHLINPRMPKWGSPDGMGKVVTIIDDMKKGAVAYTSEMDLPSHTGTHVDAPSHFFEEYFERGFDTSTLSLKTLNGPALVIDVPRNSNITAEVMKNLQISQGIHRVLFRTLNTDRKLMYTRKFHSDYVGIVKDGASWIVDNTNITLVGIDYLSIATYDDAVPTHQTLLKSRKIVIVEGLKLNKVPAGIYDLHCLPIKVLGAEGTPARCILMS, from the exons ATGGCTGGAAACAGGAGAGATGTCCTCCAACTCATGCTTCTGTTGCAAATATGGGCTGCAGTTTTAACACTGGCAAAGGCAGTGCGTTCTCTGGATGAAGAGGTACTAACTCTGACAACTCCGGCGAGCTCAAGGGACTATCCCAACCCGCCGGCGAGAAGAGATGTTTATTCTCATGGTAAAATCCATGACATCACCCATTTGATCAATCCTAGAATGCCAAAATGGGGGAGTCCTGATGGAATGGGAAAAGTGGTAACCATTATTGACGACATGAAAAAGGGAGCAGTAGCTTATACTTCAGAGATGGATCTTCCTTCTCACACTGGAACACATGTTGATGCTCCATCTCATTTTTTTGAAGAATACTTTGAACGAGGCTTTGACACTAGTACTCTTAGTTTGAAAACTCTCAATG GTCCAGCGCTGGTAATTGATGTTCCTAGAAATAGTAACATAACTG CTGAAGTAATGAAGAACTTGCAAATTTCTCAAGGAATACATCGTGTTCTTTTCAGAACTTTAAACACTGACAG GAAGCTTATGTACACAAGGAAGTTTCATTCGGACTATGTTGGAATCGTGAAGGATGGAGCAAGTTGGATTGTTGATAACACAAACATCACGCTTGTTG GCATTGATTACTTATCTATTGCTACCTATGACGATGCCGTTCCGACACATCAAACTTTATTGAAAAGCAGG AAAATTGTAATTGTGGAGGGGCTAAAACTTAACAAAGTTCCAGCAGGAATATATGATCTCCATTGCTTGCCTATAAAGGTGCTTGGTGCTGAGGGAACACCTGCAAGATGTATTCTCATGTCTTAA